CAATCTGTTATACAAGAAAGTGGAAAAACAGTGGTTGAGGGACACTGATACTAAAGCCCAAAACATTCCGTGCCAAATTAAAGACTGTGCATTTGTAGGAAAATTAAAGCAAAATGCCATTGAGCACTATGCTAGAATGCACTCAGTGAGAAACCTGAAGTGTAAATGTTGTGacacatatttttctttgtttagagATTTGAAAAGGCATTTAAAGCATCATAATATCAGTATCAGATGTGAAAAATGTGGAAAACTGTACAAGAGTGAAAGATCTTTTAAAGAACATCAAAAGATACACCAAGAAGACTTTGTGAAACCATTACATGAATGTGAAACATGTGGGAAAAAATTCAGCACTAAATATGTGCTGCAATACCATATCAAATCAGAGCACATGGGAATTAAAAAGTCTTTCATTTGTCCTACGTGTGGGAAAAGCTTCACTCAAAAGCAATCTTATACTACACATGCCAACGTACATATGGGATTGCGTCCTTTTGTGTGTGAGGTTTGTGGAGTTTCTTTCCCGTATGAAAAATCCCTACGAGAACACAAATACATGCATGATGAGCATAAAAATTTCAAGTGTGAAATATGTGGTAAGCAATTCAAGCAGCCCTCTGCCCTTTGCACACACCTGAAGATCCACAAGGAGACCAAGGATCACCTTTGTAAGGTGTGTGGGAAGGGCTTCACCCAGAGACAGGCCCTCCTGCGACATGAACGTGTCCACTCTGGGGACAAACCATTCACCTGTAATATTTGCTTCAAGAATTTCAATGATGCATCCATAATACGCCGCCACCTGATTATGGTGCACAAAGCGAACCCCAAAGACTGGAAGTCCTTTACTTTGAATGATACACCCAGGCAAACAAACCACTTTGTTCAAGTTTTGAGTGGGGAGCTGCAACCTCAACTAAAAAAGCGACAAAAAGCCCCAAACCATACGGCTACCACACAAGAAAGCACAACAAATAATGTCCAGGCAGTATCACAGCTTTCACTGGTAACAAGCACTGACTCTAGAGCACATGCAGCATTAGCACTTACCTCTATGGCTTCACATGGATCGGTTCTTGAAAACAGTGACTCAGTGAATTCATCTAAAGACACTCCACTGGAGACAAATATAGTGTCCTCGCACGGACCAATCAACCCCCTATCCCAGCCCAGTGTGTGTCCACCGAATGCTCCCAGTGTCCCAACAGAGAGCCAGGGAGGAACGAGTCTGTATAAAAATTACCCACCCTCTCTATCATCTTCTAGCTTCAGTGCACTACAGTCTGGGTCTGATGTGGTGGAACATAGAAAACAGTCAAATGCTACTCACCTCAATCCTGTGCAGTCAACTGCGACTGAAAGCTTGCTCTATCAGTACATGAATATGTCATCTACTTACAGCCATTACAATGCAAATCAGTAGTAACCTCTGCATCAGATTTTGTTGGTGTAAAGTCTACATGTTTGTTGTTCCTAGGTTTTGAAACTTATATTTTGAGATTAAAAATGTTAgtgaatttttatgtttatatatttctatcTATGAATTTTTATACAATGATGCTTAGACAGcatgataaatgaataaataatgtcCAAGAATACTTGTTGCATGTTATGAATTTTGTCAGGATTACAACAAGAGCACAAAGCACCATTGAACAACAAAGAAAGACACTACCGTGTCAGAGATCATCatcctcatcatcatcatctcaTCTCAAGAGAGAACTGGGTTCTTATAAATTGATgttaatattaaatttcaaatgtgATAGAACTGTGGGGAACATGTATTACTGCACGATAGACTATGATCGTAATGCATCTAGGTATAAAACAAGACTGGATATCTATTGAGAGTTGCTTTAGATTGAGGACCACTGCTGCAGTAATTCATCCATTTGCAAGTGACCTGATTATGTTTTTAACTTCATAGAAAAGCAATGGTTGGGACAGTTGGAAAActcaaaatacaaatgtaattgaaaacgcagtacagttaaggcggccAATAAAAATAtcggcaaatttttgtgatgaaaacacgtatactttagttcaTCTGGCATgttcttttcaaaatcaataacagtcactcaaatgcaatatatttctcaaatatatatataacagtacaatattttatgttcatagtggtcacgtgatatggcagtcgcatggtacaagcagatgtatttgtggttttgaggtcatttaaaaaattcaatattgcaagggcataatcatgtcaaaattcacaactgaattataaaataacttgatgttatatcgtagatttcGAAAAACGgtgcaaactttttaagataagattatttttttagtagaaaccgtaatttatattgcatatgtcgaataattttgaaggtcacagggttaatttcattaaaaaaataattaatttgtaggATTTTACAaagatcgtagaagtttttaagttacatagcatatttcaaattcacatgtaaaagtttgtcaggatcaggtaagtgtatgcccttgcaattaagtgatttatttaggtactcagctttaagatatacgatattttatacaaaaccgaggttgcctctttatacgatgcatacttttaacaatatgaaaataagactatataggtagcattctataaataatattgttaaacgaaatattcatttataattttccgTTAatttatgacatttatttttctttgctaTAAAACTGCATGATAGCCTTCAATGACTTAACTTAacgcgtcattttgaagcatgtgacgtcatattttgtagtacagcgaaaACGActtctcgcttatttttcagtgtgtacgatataacggacatcaaaattgtaagtaatagcatttgttgttttcaattaaaagattagtataagtttATTTTGCTAagaaatagattaataagtactttcgaggtttgtaatatacagtgatgtcataatgcacatttcccgtactttttgtctgaacggagtttattgacagccttaactgtgctgcgaaTGAAACTTCTTCTTGGACCATGATTTTTAGGTTGACCTTAATGTCACTTGTACATGTTCTAGCATGATCATAACACCTGATACATTCTGTATCTATTAAAAAACTTGCCAATATGATTTGCAGCTACTGAATTTTACCCAAGTGATGAAACTGTGAAATTTCATGCTTGGAGTCTAAGATAgtcatcatcgtttaatttaaatagGTAATAGTGGATTCATTTTGTACCATATCtacaaataaataagaaaagacaacaaagtttttatcatttaatatgtCTGCTATCACTACATTTTCTGGAGTATAACTGCCCAATTTCCCTGGTCATAGTAACCGTTGACAACCTGACAGCCAGTAACATGACCACACAGCCTCTCAAGCTCACCGTGCTGAAACACGTGGTAGAACCGATGAAACACCTGCTCCCCTCCCCCAGCCTCACTCCTAGCTCCACCCTTCAGCTGCCACGGGACTAACAGGTCCTGCTGCTGGAAGTTGGTTCGGTTCTTGTGGACCACTAGTTCCTTAGGTTGTTTACCATATTGTTCTGAAGACTTATTAGGCAGATTCGAGGAATCCAGTTGTTTGTTGTCACCAAAGTGTGcctgtgtttttattttactatCACTGTTCTGTTGTATTCCATGACTATTTTCATCACATATTTCTGTGGTCTGTCTCTCTGTCCATTGACAAGAGTTATCACTTTTGACTACATCACATTCTTGGTGTTTTGAATTGCTAGAAACATCACCGCTATCATCACTAATGTGTTGTTGTTTTGAGTCTTCACCAGTCTGTTTACAGCCATTTCCGTGGCTGTTGGAGTCATCTCTGACACTTGGTAACCCATCAAACTCTTTCTCCTTGAGGTACTTTGatttgactttgtttatttcctGTTCCATCGCCCACACATAAACAAGAGCCTGACCCCCGGGTCGAAGGACGCGGACCAGCTCAGATATTGCATGGATTCGCCTCTCCTGAAAATAAagcaacaaataaa
The nucleotide sequence above comes from Magallana gigas chromosome 2, xbMagGiga1.1, whole genome shotgun sequence. Encoded proteins:
- the LOC105318396 gene encoding zinc finger protein 454, whose product is MKLFTSVTAKLTQDLQDILCQNTDECLSESATVQELVSRTGLMLIQTGSVWELVGNIQSVCSAYVALARLLDNEFSICIENLKLEEVIPLKTAGAIDFLNSALNSAGESESRSDEDVGVNEDTEHARKRRKTSRKVPEPVVLSINADDIGGYQYHDSERVKSTDSLTDYLSEKEVKDQSITVEMTEKNEKSVNSTKSIEGGRKKLRTSLKRVGRKRVVKNASGNSSEKSAVTEKRPKKREAIKEQFYASNNSHNKLSAKVTKICKRGKKEEQEVDSEIVKKQTQTESEHVNQSEIEEKIRDLRQGHINVQGDGINEFKEYDSLNEMDVTKNDNLLYKKVEKQWLRDTDTKAQNIPCQIKDCAFVGKLKQNAIEHYARMHSVRNLKCKCCDTYFSLFRDLKRHLKHHNISIRCEKCGKLYKSERSFKEHQKIHQEDFVKPLHECETCGKKFSTKYVLQYHIKSEHMGIKKSFICPTCGKSFTQKQSYTTHANVHMGLRPFVCEVCGVSFPYEKSLREHKYMHDEHKNFKCEICGKQFKQPSALCTHLKIHKETKDHLCKVCGKGFTQRQALLRHERVHSGDKPFTCNICFKNFNDASIIRRHLIMVHKANPKDWKSFTLNDTPRQTNHFVQVLSGELQPQLKKRQKAPNHTATTQESTTNNVQAVSQLSLVTSTDSRAHAALALTSMASHGSVLENSDSVNSSKDTPLETNIVSSHGPINPLSQPSVCPPNAPSVPTESQGGTSLYKNYPPSLSSSSFSALQSGSDVVEHRKQSNATHLNPVQSTATESLLYQYMNMSSTYSHYNANQ